The following coding sequences are from one uncultured Cohaesibacter sp. window:
- a CDS encoding septum formation initiator family protein — protein sequence MATRQRKNSVLRHLSLPLFFLLVLSYFVYHTLHGSYGVYALADMKGQADMLEADLLDLRYQREAAEHRIALLRNDTLDPDMMDERARAYLDVANPNEIVIFNN from the coding sequence ATGGCAACTCGCCAGAGAAAAAATTCTGTGTTGCGCCATTTGTCGCTTCCTCTTTTCTTCTTGTTGGTTCTCTCCTATTTTGTGTATCATACACTGCATGGAAGCTATGGCGTTTATGCTCTGGCGGACATGAAGGGTCAGGCTGATATGCTTGAAGCAGACCTGCTGGATTTGCGCTATCAGAGAGAAGCTGCCGAGCATCGAATTGCTCTTCTCCGTAACGATACCCTTGATCCTGACATGATGGATGAGCGCGCCCGCGCCTACCTCGATGTTGCCAATCCAAACGAAATCGTAATTTTCAATAATTAA
- the pdhA gene encoding pyruvate dehydrogenase (acetyl-transferring) E1 component subunit alpha — MAASTSGTAKKAAKGSPRTPVNRTIVEFDKDQELHAYREMLLIRRFEEKAGQLYGMGLIGGFCHLYIGQEAVVVGMQMAAKEGDQVVTSYRDHGHMLACDMDPKGVMAELTGRKDGYSKGKGGSMHMFSREKNFFGGHGIVGAQVSIGTGLAFANQYRGNDNVSFIYMGDGASNQGQVYESFNMAKLWHLPAIYVIENNKYGMGTSVERSSSNTDLSQRGMSFGIPGEQVDGMDVRAVMAAAERAIEWAREGKGPYILEMITYRYRGHSMSDPAKYRSKEEVQKMRNEHDPIEQVRQRLIDGGFATEDELKAIDKDIRAVVSNAADFAQSNPEPDESELWTDIYMPL, encoded by the coding sequence ATGGCAGCATCCACTTCTGGCACCGCTAAGAAGGCGGCGAAGGGGTCACCCCGTACCCCGGTTAATCGCACAATTGTAGAATTTGATAAGGATCAGGAACTTCACGCATATCGTGAAATGCTCTTGATTCGTCGGTTTGAGGAAAAAGCCGGCCAGCTTTATGGCATGGGCTTGATCGGCGGCTTCTGTCACCTTTATATCGGACAGGAAGCCGTGGTCGTCGGCATGCAGATGGCTGCCAAGGAAGGCGATCAGGTTGTTACATCCTATCGCGACCATGGTCATATGCTGGCTTGCGACATGGACCCCAAAGGGGTTATGGCCGAATTGACGGGCCGCAAGGACGGATACTCAAAAGGTAAAGGCGGCTCGATGCATATGTTCAGCCGCGAAAAGAACTTTTTCGGCGGCCACGGTATCGTTGGTGCTCAGGTATCCATCGGCACTGGCCTTGCTTTTGCAAACCAGTATCGAGGTAATGACAATGTCTCCTTCATTTATATGGGCGACGGCGCATCCAACCAGGGTCAGGTTTATGAAAGCTTCAATATGGCCAAGCTTTGGCACCTGCCTGCGATTTATGTGATCGAGAACAATAAATACGGTATGGGAACCTCGGTCGAGCGCTCCTCTTCCAACACAGATCTTTCCCAGCGTGGCATGTCCTTCGGTATTCCTGGTGAACAGGTAGATGGCATGGATGTTCGCGCTGTTATGGCTGCTGCTGAACGCGCTATCGAATGGGCACGCGAAGGCAAAGGGCCTTACATCCTTGAGATGATCACTTATCGCTATCGCGGACACTCCATGTCCGACCCGGCGAAATATCGCTCCAAAGAAGAAGTGCAGAAAATGCGCAACGAACATGATCCTATCGAACAGGTTCGTCAGCGTCTGATTGATGGTGGCTTTGCAACTGAAGACGAGTTGAAGGCTATCGACAAAGACATCCGCGCAGTTGTTTCCAACGCAGCAGATTTCGCGCAGTCCAATCCTGAGCCGGATGAATCCGAACTCTGGACCGACATTTACATGCCTCTTTAA
- a CDS encoding pyruvate dehydrogenase complex E1 component subunit beta, producing MPIKVLMPALSPTMEEGNLAKWVKHEGDKIEIGDVIAEIETDKATMEVESVDEGTLGKIVVAEGTQGVKVNELIALILEEGEDASALDSVSADAAPAAEEAPAAAASVPAEPKAAAPVTVPDVDEEPEIPEGTAMKTQTVREALRDGMAEEMRRDEDVFLIGEEVAQYQGAYKISQGMLDEFGERRVIDTPITEHGFTGLAAGAAMAGLRPIVEFMTFNFAMQAIDHIINSSAKTLYMSGGQIHNPIVFRGPNGAAARVAAQHSQDYTAWYSQVPGLIVVHPYSASDYKGLIKSAIRTNNPVVFLENEILYGHSFDVPDLEDFTVPLGKAKVARKGKDVTIVSFGMGMLHSLNAAEELAKEGIEAEVIDLRTIRPLDTETIIRSVIKTGRCVVVEEGWPQASTASEVAFRVMDQAFDYLDAPVARVCGKDVPMPYAANLEKLALPNVAEVIAAVKAVTYTA from the coding sequence ATGCCAATTAAAGTTTTGATGCCGGCCCTTTCCCCAACCATGGAAGAAGGCAACTTGGCCAAGTGGGTCAAGCACGAAGGTGATAAAATCGAAATCGGTGATGTGATTGCCGAAATCGAAACCGACAAAGCCACCATGGAAGTCGAATCTGTCGACGAAGGTACTCTGGGCAAAATTGTCGTTGCTGAAGGCACGCAAGGTGTCAAGGTCAACGAACTGATTGCTTTGATCCTTGAAGAAGGTGAAGACGCTTCTGCTCTGGATAGCGTTTCTGCCGATGCAGCCCCTGCTGCCGAGGAAGCGCCTGCGGCTGCGGCTTCAGTGCCTGCGGAACCAAAGGCTGCTGCTCCTGTTACCGTTCCTGACGTTGACGAAGAGCCCGAAATTCCTGAAGGTACTGCAATGAAAACCCAGACTGTCCGCGAAGCATTGCGTGACGGTATGGCCGAGGAAATGCGCCGTGATGAAGACGTATTCCTGATCGGTGAGGAAGTTGCTCAGTATCAGGGTGCTTACAAGATTTCGCAGGGCATGCTGGATGAATTCGGTGAGCGCCGCGTGATCGACACCCCGATTACCGAGCATGGCTTCACGGGTCTTGCTGCCGGTGCTGCTATGGCTGGTCTGCGTCCTATCGTTGAATTCATGACGTTCAACTTCGCCATGCAGGCGATTGACCACATCATCAACTCTTCTGCAAAGACCCTTTATATGTCCGGCGGCCAGATCCATAACCCGATCGTATTTCGTGGTCCAAACGGTGCTGCTGCTCGCGTGGCTGCTCAGCACTCACAGGATTACACCGCATGGTACAGCCAGGTTCCTGGTTTGATTGTGGTTCATCCTTACAGCGCCTCCGATTACAAGGGGCTGATCAAGTCTGCTATCCGCACCAACAACCCTGTTGTTTTCCTTGAGAACGAGATTCTTTATGGTCACAGCTTTGATGTGCCTGATCTTGAAGATTTCACGGTTCCTCTGGGTAAAGCCAAGGTTGCTCGCAAGGGCAAGGACGTGACCATTGTGTCCTTCGGCATGGGCATGCTGCATTCGCTGAATGCTGCTGAAGAGCTGGCCAAGGAAGGCATCGAGGCTGAAGTCATCGACCTTCGCACCATCCGTCCTCTGGACACCGAAACCATCATTCGCTCCGTCATCAAGACTGGTCGCTGTGTAGTGGTTGAAGAAGGTTGGCCTCAGGCTTCTACCGCTTCGGAAGTAGCTTTCCGCGTGATGGATCAGGCGTTCGATTATCTCGACGCTCCGGTTGCTCGCGTTTGTGGCAAGGATGTTCCGATGCCGTATGCTGCCAATCTTGAAAAACTGGCTTTGCCAAACGTTGCTGAAGTTATTGCAGCGGTTAAAGCCGTTACCTACACCGCTTAA
- a CDS encoding pyruvate dehydrogenase complex dihydrolipoamide acetyltransferase has translation MPVTITMPALSPTMESGTLAKWLVKEGDEITSGDVIAEIETDKATMEVEAVDEGTIGKILVEAGTADVAVNAPIALLLEDGEDASALEGFSAGDAAAAPAADAAPAKEEAAAAAAPEANVAAGPAPTAADGNRIFSSPLARRLAKMNDLDLAKISGTGPRGRIVKRDVDAALEAGTAKAGAPAAAEAPKAAAAPATAAAVPAGQTDEQVLKNFAEGSYELVPHDGMRKTIAKRLTEAKQTIPHFYVSVDCELDALLALRGQLNNSAPRKDDKPVYKLSVNDMVIKALALALRDVPDANVSWTSENMVKHKHVDVGVAVSIEGGLITPIIRKAEEKALSTISNEMKDMGKRAKERKLKPEEYQGGTTAVSNMGMMGVKSFSAVVNPPHSTILAVGAGEKRPIVVGDEIKVATMMTVTLSTDHRTVDGALGAELLKAFKGYIENPMSMLV, from the coding sequence ATGCCCGTAACAATTACGATGCCGGCCCTTTCTCCGACCATGGAGAGCGGTACGCTGGCCAAATGGCTGGTGAAGGAAGGCGACGAGATCACCTCTGGCGATGTCATTGCCGAGATCGAAACCGACAAGGCAACCATGGAAGTGGAAGCTGTTGACGAAGGCACCATCGGCAAGATTCTTGTCGAAGCTGGTACGGCCGATGTTGCTGTGAACGCTCCGATTGCATTGTTGCTCGAAGATGGTGAAGACGCATCTGCACTTGAAGGCTTCTCCGCTGGGGATGCTGCAGCCGCGCCTGCTGCTGATGCTGCGCCAGCCAAGGAAGAAGCCGCTGCGGCTGCTGCTCCTGAAGCAAATGTTGCTGCTGGTCCTGCTCCAACGGCAGCTGATGGCAACCGCATCTTCTCTTCGCCTTTGGCGCGTCGTCTGGCAAAGATGAACGATCTGGATTTGGCCAAGATCAGCGGTACGGGCCCTCGTGGCCGTATTGTCAAGCGCGACGTTGATGCTGCGCTCGAAGCTGGCACGGCTAAGGCTGGTGCTCCTGCTGCCGCTGAAGCTCCGAAAGCTGCTGCCGCTCCGGCTACCGCTGCTGCGGTTCCTGCGGGTCAGACTGATGAACAGGTGCTCAAAAACTTTGCTGAAGGGTCCTACGAGCTTGTTCCTCATGATGGTATGCGCAAGACCATTGCAAAACGTCTTACCGAAGCCAAGCAGACCATTCCGCACTTCTATGTGTCGGTTGACTGTGAACTGGACGCATTGCTCGCTCTGCGTGGTCAGCTCAACAACTCTGCTCCGCGCAAGGACGACAAGCCTGTTTACAAGCTGTCGGTTAACGACATGGTGATCAAGGCTTTGGCTCTGGCTTTGCGTGATGTTCCGGATGCTAACGTCTCCTGGACGTCGGAGAACATGGTCAAGCACAAGCATGTTGATGTTGGTGTTGCTGTTTCCATCGAAGGTGGCCTGATCACCCCGATTATTCGCAAGGCAGAAGAAAAAGCTCTGTCCACCATCTCCAACGAGATGAAAGATATGGGCAAGCGCGCCAAAGAGCGCAAGCTGAAGCCTGAAGAATATCAGGGCGGCACGACCGCTGTGTCCAACATGGGCATGATGGGCGTCAAGAGCTTCTCTGCTGTGGTGAACCCGCCGCACTCGACCATTCTGGCTGTTGGTGCTGGTGAGAAACGTCCGATTGTTGTTGGTGACGAAATCAAGGTTGCAACCATGATGACCGTTACCCTGTCGACGGACCACCGCACTGTGGATGGTGCTTTGGGTGCAGAATTGCTCAAGGCATTCAAGGGTTACATCGAAAACCCGATGAGCATGTTGGTCTAA
- the lpdA gene encoding dihydrolipoyl dehydrogenase — MAQTEFDVIVVGSGPGGYVTAIRSSQLGLKTAIVEKNELGGICLNWGCIPTKALLRSAEIFHFMKNAKDYGLSADNVSFDLQKVVERSRGVSKQLNTGVGFLMKKNKVTVIKGEAVLEGKGSLTVTGDDAGTYKAKHIILATGARPRVLPGLEPDGKLIWTYFNALKPDIMPKSLLVVGSGAIGIEFASFFNTMGADVTVVEMMPKILPVEDDEISGMARKSLEKQGIKILTEAKVTSVKKGGNNVEATVEKKGGKTEIIKADRIISAVGVQGNIENLGLEKLGIKTDRGCIVIDDYGRTNVEGIYAIGDVAGPPMLAHKAEHEGTICVEKIAGLHPHPMDKSKIPGCTYCHPQVSSVGLTEQACKAKGLDVRVGRFPFIANGKAIALGEPEGMIKTIFDKKTGQLLGAHMIGAEVTELIQGFIVAMGLETTEEELMETIFPHPTLSEMMPESVRDAFGRVIQT, encoded by the coding sequence ATGGCACAGACTGAATTTGACGTAATCGTAGTCGGTTCTGGACCTGGTGGTTATGTGACTGCCATTCGCTCTTCGCAGCTTGGTCTCAAAACGGCGATTGTCGAGAAGAACGAGCTGGGTGGTATCTGCCTTAACTGGGGCTGTATTCCGACCAAGGCTCTGCTTCGCTCGGCTGAAATCTTTCATTTCATGAAAAACGCCAAGGACTATGGTCTTTCGGCAGACAATGTCAGCTTTGACCTGCAGAAGGTTGTCGAACGCTCCCGTGGCGTTTCCAAGCAGCTCAATACCGGCGTTGGCTTCCTGATGAAAAAGAACAAGGTCACCGTGATCAAGGGTGAAGCCGTTCTGGAAGGCAAGGGCTCTTTGACCGTTACTGGCGATGATGCAGGGACCTACAAGGCCAAGCATATCATTCTGGCAACCGGTGCGCGTCCGCGCGTTCTGCCCGGACTTGAGCCGGACGGCAAACTGATCTGGACCTATTTCAATGCCTTGAAACCGGACATCATGCCAAAGAGCCTTCTGGTTGTTGGCTCCGGTGCGATTGGTATCGAGTTTGCCAGCTTCTTCAACACAATGGGCGCAGATGTCACTGTTGTTGAAATGATGCCCAAGATCCTTCCTGTCGAAGACGATGAAATTTCCGGCATGGCACGCAAGTCTCTTGAAAAGCAGGGTATCAAGATCCTGACCGAAGCCAAGGTGACCAGCGTCAAGAAGGGCGGAAACAACGTCGAAGCGACCGTCGAGAAAAAAGGTGGCAAGACCGAAATTATCAAAGCCGACCGGATCATTTCTGCTGTTGGTGTACAGGGCAATATCGAAAATCTTGGCCTTGAAAAGCTTGGTATCAAAACAGACCGTGGCTGCATCGTGATTGACGACTATGGCCGCACCAATGTTGAAGGCATCTATGCCATTGGCGACGTTGCCGGTCCTCCAATGCTTGCGCACAAGGCCGAACATGAAGGCACGATCTGCGTCGAGAAAATTGCAGGACTGCATCCGCATCCGATGGACAAGAGCAAGATCCCTGGCTGTACCTATTGCCATCCGCAGGTATCCTCTGTCGGTCTTACCGAACAGGCCTGCAAGGCAAAGGGGCTCGACGTTCGCGTTGGTCGCTTCCCATTCATTGCCAACGGCAAGGCCATTGCTCTTGGTGAACCGGAAGGCATGATCAAGACCATCTTTGACAAGAAGACCGGACAGTTGCTTGGTGCGCACATGATTGGTGCTGAAGTAACCGAGCTTATTCAGGGCTTCATAGTTGCCATGGGTCTTGAGACCACCGAAGAAGAGCTGATGGAAACCATCTTCCCGCATCCGACCCTGTCGGAAATGATGCCGGAATCGGTTCGTGATGCTTTCGGTCGCGTGATCCAGACGTGA
- a CDS encoding GlsB/YeaQ/YmgE family stress response membrane protein yields MGFIGWIIVGIIAGFIAEKVTNSDHGLLTNLIVGLIGAFVGGFIADRFGIRFVHNGFLDTTIIATLGAILVLFVYQKVRS; encoded by the coding sequence ATGGGTTTTATCGGTTGGATTATCGTTGGCATTATCGCCGGGTTTATCGCTGAAAAAGTAACCAATTCGGACCATGGTCTGCTTACAAACCTGATTGTTGGTCTTATTGGCGCTTTTGTTGGTGGCTTCATTGCCGACAGATTTGGTATCCGCTTTGTCCATAATGGATTTCTCGATACCACCATCATCGCAACTCTCGGTGCAATTCTGGTGCTGTTTGTGTATCAGAAAGTTCGATCTTGA
- the lipA gene encoding lipoyl synthase yields MVTIIDTVSNLAENANKVAAKPRHPEKAHRPDNPIQRKPDWIRVKAPGSKAYKETLDIVRGNKLVTVCEEAGCPNMGECWSHKHASFMIMGEICTRACAFCNVATGMPGALDPDEPENTGRAVAQMGLKHVVITSVDRDDLKDGGAQHFADVIHAIRAASPETTIEVLTPDFLRKDGALEVVVAAKPDVFNHNLETVPSNYLKVRPGARYFHSIRLLQRVKELDPTMFTKSGIMVGLGEERNEVLQLMDDLRVADVDFLTIGQYLQPSKKHHPVIKFVTPQEFKGYETIAYTKGFLMVSANPLTRSSHHAGEDFDKLKAARRAKLGH; encoded by the coding sequence ATGGTTACCATTATTGATACCGTTTCAAACTTGGCTGAAAATGCAAACAAGGTCGCTGCCAAACCCCGCCATCCTGAGAAAGCCCATCGGCCAGACAATCCGATTCAGAGGAAACCTGACTGGATCCGCGTAAAGGCTCCGGGCTCCAAAGCCTATAAAGAAACGCTCGACATCGTGCGCGGCAACAAGCTCGTGACGGTTTGTGAAGAAGCCGGTTGCCCCAATATGGGCGAATGCTGGTCTCACAAGCATGCCAGTTTCATGATCATGGGCGAAATTTGTACGCGCGCCTGCGCTTTCTGCAATGTTGCAACGGGCATGCCGGGTGCTCTGGATCCTGATGAGCCGGAAAATACCGGCCGTGCTGTGGCCCAGATGGGGCTCAAGCATGTGGTTATCACGTCTGTTGATCGTGATGACCTGAAAGACGGTGGGGCCCAGCACTTCGCTGATGTCATTCATGCGATCCGTGCAGCTTCACCAGAAACCACCATTGAGGTTCTGACACCTGACTTTTTGCGCAAGGACGGCGCATTGGAGGTTGTTGTTGCGGCCAAGCCTGATGTGTTCAATCACAATCTGGAAACCGTGCCATCAAACTATCTCAAAGTGCGTCCGGGCGCTCGCTATTTTCACTCCATCCGTCTCTTGCAGCGCGTGAAGGAGCTAGATCCTACCATGTTCACCAAATCCGGTATCATGGTTGGTCTTGGTGAAGAGCGCAATGAAGTGCTCCAGCTCATGGATGATCTGCGCGTTGCTGACGTTGATTTTCTGACCATCGGTCAGTATCTGCAGCCAAGCAAAAAGCACCATCCGGTGATCAAATTTGTTACGCCGCAGGAATTCAAGGGCTATGAAACCATCGCCTATACCAAGGGCTTCCTGATGGTGTCTGCCAATCCTCTTACGCGTTCGTCTCATCATGCCGGAGAAGATTTTGACAAGCTCAAGGCAGCTCGCCGTGCCAAACTCGGTCACTGA
- a CDS encoding SRPBCC family protein, which translates to MPKFQSRHKVKHSADEMFRLVADVEQYPQFVPLCKSLHIRGRKDTDQGSILVADMVVAYKMIHESFTSKVTLSPDQNRIIAEYLDGPFKHMENRWAFEPVEGEPGACYVVFYIDYEFKNRMLSGLMGAMFDKAFKKFSAAFEQRADLIYG; encoded by the coding sequence ATGCCAAAATTCCAGTCTCGCCACAAAGTGAAGCATTCTGCCGACGAGATGTTCAGGTTGGTGGCAGATGTCGAGCAATATCCTCAGTTTGTTCCACTTTGCAAGTCTCTCCATATAAGGGGACGCAAGGATACTGATCAGGGCAGTATTCTGGTCGCGGACATGGTGGTAGCCTATAAGATGATCCACGAGAGCTTCACCTCAAAGGTTACGCTTTCGCCTGATCAGAACCGGATCATCGCAGAATATCTGGATGGGCCTTTCAAGCATATGGAAAATCGCTGGGCCTTTGAGCCTGTAGAAGGTGAGCCGGGTGCTTGTTACGTTGTCTTTTACATAGACTATGAGTTCAAGAACCGGATGCTATCGGGGCTTATGGGGGCCATGTTTGATAAGGCATTCAAAAAGTTTTCTGCAGCCTTCGAGCAGCGGGCCGATCTGATTTACGGGTGA
- the ppk2 gene encoding polyphosphate kinase 2, translating to MSKSAKKAALDSLDLAMEAQDKLEKLEKIMAQGTIDPSLDPSEEKTAPPEEATPSVFERRHDPNEIRRVFEQGVFPYKTKMKRLTYEKQKSHLQVELLKAQNWIEETGQKIVIIFEGRDAAGKGGTIKRFMEHLNPRMARVVALNKPSERERSQWYYQRYIEHLPSAGEMVLFDRSWYNRAGVERVMGFCSPSEYLEFMRQTPEFERMICRSGIQLFKYWFSVTQDEQRRRFSARETDPLKQWKLSPVDKASLDKWDDYTEAKEAMFFYTDTADAPWTIVKSNDKKRARLNCMQHFLASLPYPNKDRHVVHGPDPLIVGSSGQVIGNDVHILGKSLNPND from the coding sequence ATGTCAAAATCAGCAAAGAAGGCAGCGCTAGACTCTCTTGATCTGGCGATGGAAGCGCAGGACAAACTGGAAAAACTGGAGAAGATTATGGCTCAGGGAACAATCGACCCCTCTCTTGATCCATCAGAAGAAAAGACTGCACCTCCCGAAGAGGCTACCCCTTCCGTCTTTGAAAGGCGTCACGATCCGAACGAGATCAGACGTGTTTTCGAGCAGGGCGTATTTCCCTACAAGACAAAGATGAAGCGGCTGACATATGAAAAGCAAAAGAGCCATTTGCAAGTCGAGCTGCTGAAAGCACAGAATTGGATCGAGGAAACCGGCCAGAAAATCGTCATCATTTTCGAAGGGCGCGATGCTGCAGGCAAAGGCGGAACCATCAAGCGCTTCATGGAGCACCTCAACCCACGCATGGCCCGCGTGGTTGCCCTTAACAAGCCCTCAGAGAGAGAACGCAGCCAGTGGTATTATCAGCGCTATATCGAGCATCTGCCCTCTGCTGGCGAAATGGTGCTGTTTGACCGCTCCTGGTATAACCGCGCTGGCGTGGAACGTGTCATGGGCTTCTGCTCCCCAAGCGAATATCTGGAATTCATGCGCCAGACACCAGAATTTGAACGCATGATCTGCCGCTCAGGAATACAACTGTTCAAATACTGGTTCTCGGTAACACAGGATGAACAACGCCGTCGCTTTTCGGCCAGAGAAACAGACCCCCTGAAACAATGGAAACTCTCACCGGTCGATAAGGCATCCCTTGATAAGTGGGACGACTATACCGAGGCCAAGGAAGCGATGTTCTTCTATACCGATACCGCAGACGCGCCTTGGACCATCGTCAAGTCAAACGACAAGAAGCGGGCTCGCCTCAACTGCATGCAGCATTTCCTTGCCTCCCTGCCCTATCCCAACAAGGACAGACATGTTGTGCACGGGCCGGACCCTCTGATTGTCGGAAGCTCGGGACAGGTGATCGGTAACGACGTCCACATTCTGGGCAAGAGCCTCAATCCCAACGATTGA
- a CDS encoding tetratricopeptide repeat protein: protein MKRQTGFAIRLVQALAIVGLSNFLGSVPSYAFDPRTIEEGQATPDEAFRFGAQAYKFGNKATAVQALTYAAHNGHMASQWKLGSMYEEGDGVVRDPVLAFELFNGIVKRYGDAQPGSVEARYVSNAIVKLSAFFRTGINGKLAPNPKKARDFLQYAASYFRDPDAQYHLAMSYLDKSDGKIEPKMAARWLNKAARKGHIGAQVELGNLLLEGTILPSQPVNGLKWLTIARILDSTNAAVLDRQEAAFALADEATRQKAVSLANEWVESGGD, encoded by the coding sequence ATGAAGCGTCAAACAGGTTTTGCGATTAGGCTGGTGCAAGCATTGGCCATTGTTGGTTTGTCGAATTTTCTGGGTAGTGTGCCTTCTTATGCCTTTGATCCACGGACCATCGAAGAAGGTCAGGCAACGCCCGATGAGGCTTTCCGTTTTGGTGCACAAGCTTACAAGTTTGGCAACAAGGCAACGGCCGTGCAGGCGCTCACATATGCCGCTCACAATGGTCATATGGCCTCTCAGTGGAAATTGGGCAGCATGTATGAAGAGGGCGACGGTGTTGTAAGAGACCCCGTTCTTGCCTTTGAGCTTTTCAACGGGATCGTGAAACGCTATGGCGATGCGCAGCCCGGCTCAGTCGAGGCGCGCTATGTTTCCAACGCGATTGTCAAGCTGAGCGCCTTTTTCCGCACGGGCATTAATGGCAAGCTTGCTCCCAACCCGAAAAAGGCCCGCGATTTTCTGCAATATGCGGCGTCATATTTCCGGGATCCTGATGCCCAATATCATTTGGCCATGTCGTATCTTGATAAATCCGACGGGAAGATCGAGCCTAAGATGGCGGCTCGTTGGCTGAATAAAGCTGCGCGCAAGGGCCATATTGGTGCTCAGGTCGAGTTGGGTAATCTGCTTTTGGAAGGCACGATTCTTCCTAGCCAGCCGGTGAATGGCCTCAAATGGTTGACCATTGCCCGTATTCTGGATTCGACCAATGCCGCCGTGTTGGATCGGCAGGAAGCTGCTTTTGCCTTGGCTGATGAAGCCACACGCCAAAAGGCCGTGTCTCTGGCCAATGAATGGGTCGAGAGTGGTGGAGACTGA
- the xth gene encoding exodeoxyribonuclease III, whose protein sequence is MRIATWNINGIKARHPNLLRWLEEEKPDIACLQEIKSVDEAFPRTDIESLGYNVETHGQKSFNGVALLSRLPFEEVNRGLPGDDSDEQARFIEGVFSTDKGPLRVVSLYLPNGNPVDTEKYPYKLGWMRRLIGWSKQRLSLEEAFVLCGDYNAIPSADDVHDHDAWWGDALYRTETLDLFRELKAVGLTDAFRACNATPHQYSFWDYQAGAWPRNMGIRIDHHLLSPEAADMLKTCEIQKETRDWEKPSDHVPVMLTLKCNQP, encoded by the coding sequence ATGCGCATTGCCACTTGGAACATAAACGGCATCAAAGCCCGACACCCAAACCTGCTGCGCTGGTTGGAAGAAGAAAAGCCTGATATCGCTTGCCTGCAAGAGATCAAGTCCGTCGACGAAGCCTTCCCTCGGACAGACATAGAATCGCTTGGCTACAATGTAGAGACCCACGGCCAGAAGAGCTTCAACGGCGTAGCCTTGCTCTCGCGCCTCCCATTCGAAGAAGTCAATCGCGGCCTACCCGGAGATGACAGTGACGAACAGGCGCGCTTCATCGAAGGCGTATTTTCAACCGACAAGGGCCCACTGCGCGTGGTGAGCCTCTATCTGCCGAACGGCAATCCGGTTGACACCGAAAAATACCCCTACAAGCTTGGATGGATGCGCAGGCTGATCGGCTGGTCAAAGCAACGCCTCTCCCTTGAAGAAGCATTTGTCCTTTGCGGCGATTATAATGCTATTCCTTCCGCCGATGACGTACATGATCACGATGCATGGTGGGGCGATGCGCTTTATCGAACCGAGACACTTGACCTGTTCAGAGAATTGAAGGCTGTCGGACTGACTGATGCTTTTCGCGCCTGCAACGCAACGCCGCATCAATATTCATTCTGGGATTATCAAGCAGGAGCATGGCCACGCAATATGGGCATTCGCATTGACCACCACCTGCTTTCACCAGAAGCAGCTGACATGCTCAAGACTTGCGAAATCCAGAAGGAAACCCGCGACTGGGAAAAACCTTCAGATCACGTCCCGGTCATGCTGACGCTCAAATGCAATCAGCCTTGA
- the erpA gene encoding iron-sulfur cluster insertion protein ErpA, with the protein MSNPITVTDSAIKRIATILSKEKEGSMLRISVSGGGCSGFQYNYDIVTKSEDDDLIINKDGAIVLFDPMSLQYMDGAEVDFISDLMGQSFQIKNPMASASCGCGTSFSI; encoded by the coding sequence ATGTCAAACCCGATAACCGTGACAGATAGCGCCATCAAGCGAATCGCCACCATCCTTTCCAAGGAAAAAGAAGGATCAATGCTCCGCATATCCGTGAGTGGCGGTGGCTGCTCAGGATTCCAGTATAACTATGATATCGTGACAAAAAGCGAAGACGACGACCTGATCATCAACAAGGACGGGGCAATCGTCCTTTTCGATCCTATGTCTTTGCAATATATGGATGGTGCTGAAGTTGATTTCATCAGCGACCTGATGGGGCAGTCGTTCCAGATCAAGAACCCGATGGCCAGCGCGTCTTGTGGCTGTGGCACCAGTTTTTCGATCTAG